Proteins from a genomic interval of Gluconacetobacter diazotrophicus PA1 5:
- a CDS encoding MarC family protein — MPPGLPAAAPPGWGYDLSVFSDTFLLAFPALFSIVNPIGASLIFTQVTAGRARAESLALARTVALYSAVLLIASIWIGSAILAFFGITIDSLRIAGGLVVAVRAWALLQAPEEAAARKEQQALQGGRTVAVPRWTEMAFFPMTMPFTVGPGTISVAIALSAGRPASSGWLVFYVALSLAAIVVAGTIWLAYAYAERLMALLGVTGARIVSRLAALILLCIGVQILSAGIKGLALTIVRAAVAS; from the coding sequence ATGCCCCCAGGCCTTCCCGCCGCCGCGCCCCCGGGATGGGGGTACGACCTGTCGGTGTTCAGCGATACCTTCCTGCTGGCGTTCCCCGCCCTGTTCTCGATCGTGAATCCCATCGGGGCCTCGCTGATCTTCACGCAGGTCACGGCGGGCCGGGCGCGGGCGGAATCCCTGGCGCTGGCACGGACCGTGGCGCTCTATTCCGCCGTCCTGCTGATCGCGTCGATCTGGATAGGCAGCGCCATCCTGGCCTTTTTCGGCATTACCATCGATTCGCTGCGCATTGCCGGCGGGCTGGTGGTCGCGGTGCGCGCCTGGGCGCTGCTGCAGGCGCCGGAGGAAGCGGCCGCGCGCAAGGAGCAGCAGGCATTGCAGGGCGGCCGGACGGTCGCCGTGCCCCGCTGGACGGAAATGGCGTTCTTTCCCATGACCATGCCGTTCACGGTCGGGCCGGGCACCATCTCGGTCGCGATCGCGCTCAGTGCCGGCCGGCCGGCTTCCTCGGGCTGGCTGGTGTTCTATGTCGCGCTGTCACTGGCCGCCATCGTCGTGGCGGGGACGATCTGGCTGGCCTATGCCTATGCCGAACGGCTGATGGCGCTGCTGGGCGTGACCGGCGCGCGGATCGTGTCCCGCCTGGCTGCCCTGATCCTGCTATGCATCGGGGTGCAGATCCTCTCGGCGGGGATCAAGGGACTGGCCCTGACCATCGTCCGGGCCGCCGTCGCGTCCTGA
- a CDS encoding ATP-dependent DNA helicase — MAAPLPSPDMPPALVARHGSCSLLTPDGEVLTLAAEEAVRELRAWPAPLVVHAPLTARRLGLPPLPQPTPWLDLLELFTFVLPGRTIPPTVRGLAQALDLDDARIGAAEADLLPELADILLDRAAALRMTPAGEDMAALAIRMDRAGWAWGGSVLAALGAAHPLPPEALQPGDAIRVWRRLPRWEDTAPRPAPANHPVSAADARRRLGEMLGPQAGKPGGSGRLRRRGQRRLRPPAGPWRPAYGAGTRPGTGTGKTLGYVAPASLWAERNGGAVWISTYTRHLQRQIEGELSRLYPDPAVRRRHVVLRKGRENYLCLLNMEEAVNMAGSRGGPSGAIIGLSLVARWAGATADGDLLGGDLPGWFGDLFGRGLLAGIADRRGECIHGACPHYQRCFVEHSIRRAREADLVIANHALVMAQAAWHAMDGESGADEDNIPTRYVFDEGHHVMDAADSAFSTELSGLEAAELRRWLLGAEGARSRARGLKRRLDDLVVGQPRLEAPLEAVLQAAHALPPPGWSARLADALHPVLEPVPQAGEDEAMPALAGPVPAAPVLADATLPNPCEWMLHLLARQVLARSRANEPGHTGHRGGAIECDLHPLSDALPAAAAALARALDRLAVALRTLVERLLERLEDDTGDLDSATRERIEAAVRTLRRRALSRVEGWVAMLRAIGGPEDGPGGMAERGTPQHIDFIRLDRREGQRPGEQDVGLHRHWLDPTIPFAAVLAAPAHGILTTSATLRDENGRGDGDEAERAWEAAEARTGASHLPSPALRAAVASPFDYRRQSRAFIVNDVAHDDIGALAGAYRTLFQAAGGGGLGLFTAISRLRAVHQRLSRPLETPGSRSTPSMSTAWTMRHWSTSSVPKPIPACLGTDAMRDGVDVPDRSLRLVVFERVPWPRPDILHRERRTHLSRGQPGEYDDRIARLRLRQAFGRLIRSSSDRGVFVLLDRRAPSRLLSAFPEGVAVRRAGLGEVARDMESFLRGHENGEDGFPPSPSFTS; from the coding sequence ATGGCCGCCCCGCTTCCCTCCCCGGACATGCCGCCCGCCCTGGTGGCGCGCCACGGTTCGTGCTCGCTGCTGACGCCGGATGGCGAGGTCCTGACCCTGGCCGCCGAGGAAGCGGTGCGCGAACTGCGCGCCTGGCCGGCGCCGCTGGTGGTGCATGCGCCCCTGACCGCCCGCAGGCTGGGCCTGCCCCCCCTGCCGCAGCCCACGCCGTGGCTGGACCTGCTGGAACTGTTCACCTTCGTCCTGCCCGGCCGCACTATTCCCCCCACGGTGCGGGGCCTGGCGCAGGCGCTGGACCTGGACGATGCCCGGATCGGCGCGGCCGAGGCCGACCTGCTGCCCGAATTGGCCGATATCCTGCTGGATCGCGCGGCGGCGCTGCGCATGACCCCGGCGGGTGAGGACATGGCGGCCCTGGCAATCCGGATGGACCGCGCCGGCTGGGCCTGGGGCGGCAGCGTGCTGGCGGCGCTGGGCGCGGCCCACCCCTTGCCGCCCGAGGCCCTGCAACCGGGCGATGCGATCCGCGTCTGGCGCCGCCTGCCGAGATGGGAGGACACGGCCCCCCGCCCCGCCCCCGCCAACCATCCGGTTTCGGCCGCCGACGCGCGGCGGCGGCTGGGCGAGATGCTGGGCCCGCAGGCAGGAAAGCCGGGCGGGTCAGGCCGACTTCGCCGGCGCGGCCAGCGCCGCCTTCGCCCCCCGGCTGGTCCGTGGCGACCCGCATATGGTGCTGGCACGAGGCCAGGGACCGGCACCGGCAAGACGCTGGGCTACGTCGCGCCGGCCAGCCTGTGGGCCGAGCGCAATGGCGGCGCCGTCTGGATCAGCACCTACACCCGGCACCTGCAGCGGCAGATCGAGGGCGAACTGTCGCGCCTGTATCCCGACCCGGCGGTGCGACGGCGGCATGTCGTGCTGCGCAAGGGGCGGGAAAACTATCTGTGCCTGCTGAACATGGAAGAAGCCGTGAACATGGCCGGCAGCCGGGGCGGCCCCTCCGGTGCCATCATCGGGCTGTCGCTGGTCGCGCGCTGGGCCGGCGCCACCGCAGACGGCGACCTGCTGGGCGGCGACCTGCCCGGCTGGTTCGGCGACCTGTTCGGGCGCGGGCTGCTGGCCGGCATCGCCGACCGGCGGGGCGAGTGCATCCATGGCGCCTGTCCGCATTACCAGCGCTGCTTCGTCGAGCATTCGATCCGCCGCGCGCGCGAGGCCGACCTGGTGATCGCCAACCATGCGCTGGTGATGGCCCAGGCCGCATGGCACGCGATGGACGGCGAGAGCGGCGCGGACGAGGACAACATCCCGACCCGCTATGTCTTCGACGAGGGCCATCACGTGATGGACGCCGCCGACAGCGCGTTTTCCACGGAACTGTCGGGCCTGGAGGCGGCGGAACTGCGCCGCTGGCTGCTGGGGGCGGAAGGCGCGCGGTCACGCGCGCGGGGCCTGAAGCGCCGGCTGGACGATCTGGTAGTGGGCCAGCCGCGCCTGGAGGCACCGCTGGAGGCCGTCCTGCAGGCCGCGCACGCCCTGCCCCCGCCCGGCTGGTCCGCCAGGCTGGCCGATGCCCTGCACCCGGTCCTGGAACCCGTGCCGCAGGCCGGGGAGGACGAAGCGATGCCGGCCCTGGCGGGACCGGTCCCGGCAGCGCCGGTCCTGGCGGACGCGACCCTGCCCAATCCATGCGAATGGATGCTGCATCTGCTGGCGCGGCAGGTCCTGGCCCGGTCCCGCGCCAACGAGCCGGGGCATACGGGGCACCGGGGCGGCGCCATCGAGTGCGACCTTCATCCCCTGTCCGACGCGTTGCCGGCGGCGGCAGCGGCGCTGGCGCGCGCGCTGGACCGGCTGGCCGTCGCCCTGCGCACCTTGGTCGAGCGCCTGCTGGAACGGCTGGAGGACGATACGGGAGACCTGGACTCCGCCACGCGGGAGCGAATCGAGGCGGCGGTCCGTACCCTGCGCCGCCGGGCGCTGAGCCGTGTCGAGGGCTGGGTCGCCATGCTGCGCGCGATCGGGGGGCCGGAGGATGGTCCCGGCGGGATGGCGGAACGCGGCACCCCCCAACATATCGATTTCATCCGGCTGGACCGGCGCGAGGGCCAGCGCCCCGGCGAGCAGGATGTCGGCCTGCACCGGCACTGGCTGGACCCAACCATTCCGTTCGCGGCGGTCCTGGCGGCGCCCGCCCATGGCATCCTGACGACATCCGCCACCCTGCGCGACGAGAACGGCCGCGGCGACGGCGACGAGGCCGAGCGCGCCTGGGAAGCGGCGGAGGCACGGACCGGCGCCAGCCACCTGCCCTCGCCCGCCCTGCGGGCGGCGGTGGCCAGTCCGTTCGATTATCGGCGGCAGAGCCGGGCCTTCATCGTCAATGACGTGGCCCACGACGATATCGGCGCCCTGGCGGGGGCATACCGGACCCTGTTCCAGGCCGCGGGCGGCGGGGGGCTGGGACTGTTCACGGCGATCTCGCGCCTGCGCGCGGTGCACCAGCGCCTGTCGCGGCCCCTGGAGACGCCGGGATCCCGCTCTACGCCCAGCATGTCGACGGCATGGACAATGCGACACTGGTCGACATCTTCCGTTCCGAAGCCAATTCCTGCCTGTCTGGGCACGGATGCGATGCGCGATGGCGTGGACGTGCCGGACCGATCGCTACGCCTGGTGGTGTTCGAGCGTGTGCCCTGGCCCCGGCCGGACATCCTGCATCGCGAACGGCGGACCCACCTGTCACGCGGCCAGCCCGGCGAATATGACGACCGGATCGCGCGGCTGCGCCTGCGGCAGGCCTTCGGCCGGTTGATCCGCAGCAGTTCCGATCGCGGCGTGTTCGTCCTGCTGGACCGGCGCGCACCGTCGCGCCTGCTGTCCGCGTTCCCCGAGGGGGTCGCCGTGCGCCGCGCCGGGCTGGGCGAGGTGGCGCGGGACATGGAATCCTTCCTGCGCGGACATGAAAACGGGGAAGACGGTTTTCCGCCCTCCCCGTCCTTCACGTCCTGA
- the groL gene encoding chaperonin GroEL (60 kDa chaperone family; promotes refolding of misfolded polypeptides especially under stressful conditions; forms two stacked rings of heptamers to form a barrel-shaped 14mer; ends can be capped by GroES; misfolded proteins enter the barrel where they are refolded when GroES binds) produces the protein MAAKDVKFGGDARQRMLRGVDILADAVKVTLGPKGRNVVLDKSFGAPRITKDGVSVAKEIELADKFENMGAQMVREVASKTNDVAGDGTTTATVLAQAIVREGAKAVAAGMNPMDLKRGIDKAVIAVVEELKKNTKKITTPAETAQVGTISANGEHEIGEMISQAMQKVGSEGVITVEEAKGLHTELDVVEGMQFDRGYISPYFITNAEKMVADLDNPYILIHEKKLSSLQPMLPLLESVVQSGRPLLIIAEDVDGEALATLVVNKLRGGLKIAAVKAPGFGDRRKAMLEDIAILTGGQVISEDLGIKLETVTLAMLGRAKKVRIEKENTTIVEGAGASDDIKGRCGQIRAQIEETTSDYDREKLQERLAKLAGGVAVIRVGGSTEVEVKERKDRVDDALHATRAAVEEGIVPGGGTALARASTALGNLHFHNDDQRVGAEIIRKALQAPLRQIAHNAGEDGAVIAGKVLESNDYNYGFDAQIGDYKDLVAAGIIDPTKVVRTALQDASSVAGLLITTEAMVAEKPEKKAPAMPAGGGMGGMGDMDF, from the coding sequence ATGGCAGCCAAGGACGTAAAGTTCGGTGGTGACGCACGCCAGCGCATGCTGCGGGGCGTGGACATTCTGGCCGACGCGGTGAAGGTGACCCTGGGCCCGAAGGGCCGGAACGTCGTGCTCGACAAGAGCTTCGGCGCGCCGCGCATCACCAAGGACGGCGTTTCCGTCGCCAAGGAAATCGAACTGGCCGACAAGTTCGAGAACATGGGCGCCCAGATGGTGCGCGAAGTGGCGTCGAAGACCAACGACGTCGCCGGTGACGGCACCACGACCGCGACCGTTCTGGCCCAGGCCATCGTCCGCGAGGGTGCCAAGGCCGTTGCGGCCGGCATGAACCCGATGGACCTGAAGCGCGGCATCGACAAGGCCGTCATCGCGGTCGTCGAGGAGTTGAAGAAGAACACCAAGAAGATCACGACCCCGGCCGAAACGGCGCAGGTCGGCACGATCTCGGCCAACGGCGAGCATGAGATCGGCGAGATGATCTCGCAGGCCATGCAGAAGGTCGGCAGCGAAGGCGTCATCACGGTGGAAGAGGCCAAGGGCCTGCACACCGAACTGGACGTCGTCGAGGGCATGCAGTTCGATCGCGGCTATATCTCCCCGTATTTCATCACGAACGCGGAGAAGATGGTTGCCGACCTGGACAACCCCTACATCCTGATCCACGAAAAGAAGCTGTCGTCGCTGCAGCCGATGCTGCCGCTGCTGGAGAGCGTCGTGCAGTCCGGCCGTCCGCTGCTGATCATCGCCGAGGACGTCGATGGCGAGGCGCTGGCGACCCTGGTCGTCAACAAGCTGCGTGGTGGCCTGAAGATCGCCGCCGTCAAGGCGCCGGGCTTCGGTGATCGTCGCAAGGCGATGCTGGAAGACATCGCGATCCTGACCGGTGGACAGGTCATCAGCGAAGATCTGGGCATCAAGCTGGAGACCGTGACCCTGGCGATGCTGGGCCGTGCGAAGAAGGTCCGCATCGAGAAGGAAAACACCACGATCGTCGAGGGCGCCGGCGCGTCCGACGACATCAAGGGCCGTTGCGGCCAGATCCGCGCGCAGATCGAGGAGACCACCTCGGACTACGATCGCGAGAAGCTGCAGGAGCGTCTGGCGAAGCTGGCGGGCGGCGTCGCCGTCATCCGCGTCGGCGGCTCGACCGAGGTCGAGGTGAAGGAGCGCAAGGACCGCGTCGACGACGCGCTGCATGCGACCCGCGCCGCGGTCGAGGAAGGCATCGTCCCCGGCGGCGGCACGGCGCTGGCGCGTGCGTCCACCGCCCTGGGCAACCTGCATTTCCACAATGACGACCAGCGCGTCGGCGCGGAAATCATCCGCAAGGCCCTGCAGGCTCCGCTGCGCCAGATCGCCCACAACGCGGGCGAAGACGGTGCGGTCATCGCCGGCAAGGTGCTGGAAAGCAACGACTACAACTACGGCTTCGACGCCCAGATCGGCGATTACAAGGATCTGGTGGCTGCCGGTATCATCGACCCGACCAAGGTCGTGCGGACCGCGCTGCAGGACGCGTCGTCGGTTGCCGGCCTGCTGATCACCACCGAGGCGATGGTGGCCGAGAAGCCGGAAAAGAAGGCCCCGGCCATGCCCGCCGGTGGCGGCATGGGCGGCATGGGCGACATGGATTTCTAA
- a CDS encoding cold-shock protein, with protein MATGTVKWFNATKGFGFIMPEDGGKDVFVHITAVQAAGLRGLNENQRVSYDVVTERGKAAASNLKPL; from the coding sequence ATGGCGACGGGAACTGTGAAGTGGTTCAACGCGACCAAGGGCTTCGGATTCATCATGCCGGAAGATGGCGGCAAGGATGTGTTCGTCCACATTACGGCTGTCCAGGCGGCCGGGCTGCGCGGCCTGAACGAAAACCAGCGCGTCAGCTATGACGTGGTGACCGAGCGCGGCAAGGCGGCGGCTTCGAACCTCAAGCCGCTCTGA
- a CDS encoding co-chaperone GroES: MTNFRPLHDRVVVRRLTGEEKTAGGIIIPDTAKEKPMEGEVISAGPGARNEQGQIVALDVKAGDKVLFGKWSGTEVKINGEELLIMKESDIMGVIA, translated from the coding sequence ATGACCAATTTTCGGCCCCTGCATGACCGTGTGGTCGTCCGTCGCCTGACCGGCGAAGAGAAGACGGCCGGCGGCATCATCATCCCCGACACCGCCAAGGAAAAGCCGATGGAAGGCGAGGTCATCTCGGCTGGTCCGGGTGCGCGGAACGAGCAGGGACAGATCGTCGCCCTGGACGTCAAGGCGGGCGACAAGGTGCTGTTCGGCAAATGGTCGGGCACCGAAGTGAAGATCAATGGCGAGGAGCTGCTGATCATGAAGGAAAGCGACATCATGGGCGTGATCGCCTGA
- a CDS encoding lysine--tRNA ligase has product MSEQNRTDPVSLPKAWPFEEAAKLAAHVEGKAGPADAPALLETGYGPSGLPHIGTFGEVARTSWVCQAYTRLTGRPTRLLAFSDDMDALRKVPDNVPNGDMLRQHLGKPLSRIPDPFGTHESFAAHNNARLRSFLDGFGFTYEFASSTDYYTGGLFDAALRRVLEVHDEIVAVIAPTLGPDRRATYSPVLPIHPRTGMVMQVRMDAIDPAAGTVRWTDDDGTVFETPVTGGHAKMQWKADWAMRWFALGVDYEMSGKDLIDSVKLSGKICRILGGQPPAGLTYELFLDENGQKISKSKGNGISVEEWLRYAPPESLGQYMFNAPQRAKRLFFDVIPKAADEYLANVARAQALPDNDPALLSNPAWFIHGGPIGADAGSPLTFGMLLNLASVANAETPDVLWKFIRRYDAAASPETCQLLARLVDHAIVYYADFVRPAKTYRQPDARERAALSDLADSLRGLADGPSDPDTLQNLVFEIGKRHGFEPLRTWFGCLYEVLLGQTEGPRFGIFIGLYGVAETVALIEAALLRPSVEAPAGGAG; this is encoded by the coding sequence ATGTCCGAACAGAACCGTACCGACCCCGTTTCCCTGCCCAAGGCCTGGCCGTTCGAGGAGGCCGCCAAACTGGCGGCCCACGTCGAAGGGAAGGCCGGCCCGGCGGATGCTCCCGCCCTGCTGGAAACCGGCTATGGGCCCTCCGGCCTGCCGCATATCGGCACGTTCGGCGAGGTCGCGCGCACATCGTGGGTGTGTCAGGCCTATACCCGGCTGACGGGGCGGCCGACGCGGCTGCTGGCCTTTTCCGACGACATGGACGCGCTGCGCAAGGTGCCGGACAACGTGCCCAACGGCGACATGCTGCGCCAGCACCTGGGCAAGCCGCTGTCGCGCATCCCCGACCCGTTCGGCACCCACGAATCGTTCGCCGCCCACAACAATGCCCGGCTGCGTTCGTTCCTGGACGGATTCGGCTTCACGTACGAATTCGCGTCCTCGACCGATTACTACACCGGCGGGCTGTTCGATGCCGCGCTGCGCCGGGTGCTGGAAGTGCACGACGAGATCGTCGCGGTCATCGCCCCGACCCTGGGGCCGGACCGCCGCGCCACCTATTCCCCGGTCCTGCCGATCCATCCGCGCACCGGCATGGTGATGCAGGTGCGCATGGATGCGATCGACCCGGCGGCCGGCACCGTCCGCTGGACCGACGACGACGGCACCGTCTTCGAGACCCCGGTGACCGGCGGCCATGCCAAGATGCAGTGGAAGGCCGACTGGGCCATGCGCTGGTTCGCGCTGGGCGTGGATTACGAAATGTCGGGCAAGGACCTGATCGACAGCGTCAAGCTGTCGGGCAAGATCTGCCGCATCCTGGGTGGCCAGCCGCCCGCCGGCCTGACCTACGAACTCTTCCTGGACGAAAACGGCCAGAAGATTTCCAAGTCCAAGGGCAACGGCATTTCGGTCGAGGAATGGCTGCGCTACGCCCCGCCCGAAAGCCTGGGCCAGTATATGTTCAATGCCCCGCAGAGGGCGAAGCGCCTGTTCTTCGACGTCATCCCCAAGGCGGCCGACGAGTACCTGGCCAATGTCGCGCGTGCGCAGGCGCTGCCGGATAACGATCCCGCGCTGCTGTCCAACCCGGCCTGGTTCATCCATGGCGGCCCGATCGGCGCGGATGCCGGCAGCCCGCTGACATTCGGCATGCTGCTGAACCTGGCCAGCGTCGCGAATGCCGAAACCCCGGACGTGCTGTGGAAATTCATCCGCCGCTATGACGCCGCCGCCTCGCCCGAGACCTGCCAGCTGCTGGCGCGGCTGGTGGACCACGCGATCGTCTATTACGCCGATTTCGTCCGTCCCGCGAAGACCTATCGCCAGCCCGACGCGCGCGAGCGCGCGGCCCTGTCCGACCTGGCGGACAGCCTGCGCGGGCTGGCGGACGGGCCGTCCGACCCCGATACGCTGCAGAACCTGGTGTTCGAGATCGGCAAGCGCCACGGGTTCGAGCCGCTGCGCACCTGGTTCGGCTGCCTGTACGAGGTCCTGCTGGGCCAGACCGAGGGGCCGCGCTTCGGCATCTTCATCGGCCTGTACGGCGTGGCGGAAACGGTGGCGCTGATCGAGGCCGCGCTGCTTCGTCCCTCGGTCGAGGCCCCGGCCGGCGGTGCCGGCTGA
- a CDS encoding uracil-DNA glycosylase family protein, translating to MTGNEDDLDALLCQVRACRACADSLPLGPRPILHVSSTARLLIASQAPGTRVHETGISFNDASGDRLRGWLEMDRATFYDSSRVALLPMGLCYPGRLPAGGDRPPRPECAPLWRARLLALMPCIRLTLLVGSYAQAAVLGPGRVEDRVRNFRALLPHYFPLPHPSWRTGAWERRNPWFTAEVIPALRAAIRPLLDPPSGRDGGPDDGQGQSLDPRREDLHPDA from the coding sequence ATGACCGGGAACGAGGACGATTTGGACGCGCTGTTGTGTCAGGTGCGGGCCTGCCGGGCCTGCGCCGACAGCCTGCCCCTGGGGCCGCGGCCGATCCTGCACGTTTCGTCCACCGCGCGGCTGCTGATCGCGAGCCAGGCCCCGGGTACGCGGGTGCATGAAACCGGGATATCGTTCAACGACGCCTCGGGCGACCGGCTGCGTGGCTGGCTGGAGATGGATCGCGCGACCTTCTACGATTCCAGCCGCGTTGCCCTGCTGCCGATGGGCCTGTGCTATCCGGGCCGCCTGCCCGCCGGCGGCGACCGACCGCCCCGGCCCGAATGCGCGCCGCTGTGGCGTGCGCGGCTTCTGGCCCTGATGCCGTGCATCCGACTGACCCTGCTGGTCGGCTCCTATGCCCAGGCGGCCGTGCTGGGCCCGGGGCGGGTGGAGGACCGAGTGCGGAATTTTCGCGCCCTGCTGCCCCATTATTTTCCCCTGCCCCACCCGTCCTGGCGCACCGGGGCATGGGAGCGCCGGAATCCGTGGTTCACGGCCGAGGTGATCCCGGCGCTGCGTGCCGCCATCCGGCCGCTGCTCGACCCGCCGTCAGGACGCGACGGCGGCCCGGACGATGGTCAGGGCCAGTCCCTTGATCCCCGCCGAGAGGATCTGCACCCCGATGCATAG
- a CDS encoding lysylphosphatidylglycerol synthase domain-containing protein: MFLNRQDMQGAPPPSPPPGWRRLLRHVPHVLGLGLMVAAIIVVQHEVRDLHWDDIRAALRTIPTSTLALGVGCTVLSYFILSFYDCLAVVQVGRRLPFRRTAFAAFCSYVLSHNLGFAAISGAAVRFRLYGNWGLCTFDIAQIIAFCSVTYLLGAGTLVGAVLVLEPDAVPVIGAHLPRLLLSGIGLLMWAGVGAYILLGLRLTHVRVCRHTVVLPRPAMALAQTLVATAEVAATAGIAYIFLPSGVGLGYGVFLAIYIASYTAGLVASVPGGLGVFDGAMMLALGPYLPPSQIISTILIFRLFYYIIPLFLAGLMFAGHELFLRGDAALTRKTVPRAPRRGPRDIRPSHVIRESEADFSVVVATGAVSICGALLIALTILDPASWSNAGGLHHMVGVAGDYLLSLIGVALIGLAIGLSQRVTLAWKVTLGLLIGASALTLLRGASLAVPGILAMVAILIAPFRSSYYRHARILSEPLAFRTFLSLVLLIGCVLVLVCSGPRDEVGGSWWEVMLFTSAHGVAQWTMGLAVVLGLIMIGRLVRPGQIAVLPWNAEGRALYHALDHALDDPAPMAPSGLIPGESGMALLPFLRTDAYLIGLGDPAGAWDDCASAIWWLRDLAVQEGRQPAFWQVGASMLDVYNDLGLTSWPVSDMDMARTDDGDDVFLCCVPQSVAGVRAAMRTLAPPAPADGA, from the coding sequence ATGTTCCTGAATCGACAAGACATGCAGGGCGCGCCGCCGCCATCGCCGCCGCCCGGCTGGCGACGCCTGCTGCGGCACGTTCCCCACGTCCTGGGGCTGGGCCTGATGGTCGCCGCGATCATCGTGGTCCAGCACGAGGTCCGGGACCTGCACTGGGACGATATCCGTGCCGCCCTGCGGACGATCCCGACCTCGACCCTGGCGCTGGGGGTGGGCTGCACGGTCCTGTCGTACTTCATCCTGTCCTTCTACGACTGCCTGGCGGTCGTGCAGGTCGGGCGCCGGCTGCCCTTCCGGCGGACGGCGTTCGCCGCGTTCTGTTCCTATGTCCTGTCGCACAATCTGGGGTTTGCCGCGATTTCCGGGGCGGCGGTCCGGTTCCGGCTCTACGGCAACTGGGGGCTCTGCACGTTCGACATCGCGCAGATCATCGCCTTCTGCTCGGTGACCTATCTGCTGGGGGCGGGGACGCTGGTCGGGGCGGTCCTGGTGCTGGAGCCCGATGCGGTTCCCGTGATCGGCGCGCACCTGCCGCGTCTGCTGCTGTCGGGGATCGGGCTTCTGATGTGGGCGGGGGTCGGGGCCTATATCCTGCTGGGGCTGCGCCTGACGCATGTGCGCGTCTGCCGGCATACCGTGGTCCTGCCGCGCCCGGCCATGGCCCTGGCCCAGACGCTGGTCGCGACGGCCGAGGTCGCGGCGACGGCGGGCATCGCCTATATCTTCCTGCCCTCGGGCGTGGGGCTGGGATATGGCGTGTTCCTGGCGATCTACATCGCATCCTATACGGCGGGACTGGTCGCCAGCGTGCCGGGGGGGCTGGGGGTCTTCGACGGGGCGATGATGCTCGCCCTCGGCCCCTATCTGCCGCCGTCGCAGATCATCAGCACCATCCTGATCTTCCGGCTGTTCTATTACATCATCCCGCTGTTCCTGGCCGGCCTGATGTTCGCGGGGCATGAGCTGTTCCTGCGTGGCGACGCCGCCCTGACGCGCAAGACCGTCCCCCGCGCGCCGCGCCGGGGGCCGCGCGACATCCGCCCCAGCCACGTGATCCGTGAAAGCGAGGCCGATTTCTCGGTCGTCGTGGCGACGGGCGCGGTGTCGATCTGCGGTGCGCTGCTGATCGCGCTGACGATCCTGGACCCGGCATCGTGGAGCAATGCGGGCGGCCTGCACCATATGGTCGGCGTCGCGGGCGACTATCTGCTGTCGCTGATCGGCGTGGCGCTGATCGGCCTGGCGATCGGCCTGTCCCAGCGCGTGACGCTGGCGTGGAAGGTGACGCTGGGCCTGCTGATCGGCGCGTCGGCCCTGACGCTGCTGCGGGGGGCATCGCTGGCGGTGCCGGGCATCCTGGCCATGGTGGCGATCCTGATCGCGCCGTTTCGCAGTTCCTACTACCGGCATGCGCGCATCCTCAGCGAACCCCTGGCCTTCCGCACCTTCCTGTCGCTGGTACTGCTGATCGGCTGCGTGCTGGTCCTGGTGTGTTCCGGCCCGCGGGACGAGGTCGGCGGAAGCTGGTGGGAGGTGATGCTGTTCACCTCGGCCCACGGTGTGGCGCAGTGGACGATGGGGCTGGCCGTCGTGCTGGGCCTGATCATGATCGGCCGGCTGGTCCGTCCCGGCCAGATCGCGGTGCTGCCGTGGAACGCCGAGGGGCGGGCTCTCTATCACGCGCTGGACCACGCACTGGACGATCCGGCCCCGATGGCGCCGAGCGGGCTGATTCCCGGCGAATCCGGCATGGCCCTGCTGCCGTTCCTGCGGACGGACGCGTACCTGATCGGGCTGGGCGACCCCGCCGGCGCCTGGGACGATTGCGCCTCGGCCATCTGGTGGCTGCGCGACCTGGCGGTACAGGAGGGCCGCCAGCCGGCTTTCTGGCAGGTGGGCGCGTCGATGCTGGATGTCTACAACGATCTGGGCCTGACCTCCTGGCCGGTGTCCGACATGGACATGGCCCGGACGGACGACGGGGACGACGTGTTCCTGTGCTGCGTTCCCCAGAGCGTGGCCGGCGTGCGTGCCGCCATGCGGACTCTTGCGCCCCCCGCCCCGGCGGACGGGGCTTGA
- a CDS encoding usg protein gives MTLRLQLHDYRLTTAEILYRLPDHPVLLQTYIWQDLDIAPAYPELRRFLDFWTRSIEGRLHSVRVAQQGLIAAPAIRHAGTCLTLH, from the coding sequence ATGACCCTGCGGCTTCAGCTCCACGACTATCGCCTGACGACCGCCGAAATCCTCTATCGCCTGCCGGATCACCCGGTCCTGCTCCAGACCTATATCTGGCAGGACCTCGACATCGCACCCGCCTACCCGGAATTGCGCCGCTTCCTCGATTTCTGGACGCGGTCGATCGAGGGACGGCTGCATTCCGTGCGGGTGGCGCAGCAGGGCCTGATCGCCGCCCCCGCCATCCGCCACGCCGGGACCTGCCTCACGCTGCATTGA